In Sporosarcina sp. PTS2304, a genomic segment contains:
- a CDS encoding DEAD/DEAH box helicase, whose protein sequence is MQLEKSTAWKEGFVERLEEKQSWHSWELYKMSYSLTKNHLIQNFSGLQSLKYLPHVKPLPHQIEVAERVIEEMNGKAILADEVGLGKTIEAGIILKEYLIRGLVKKALILVPASLAHQWIEELHTKFHIPALLYKKNYELDHVDVVVMSLDTAKRSPHKEKVYAQNYDLIIVDEAHKLKNHKTISYEFVESLKKKFCLLLTATPIQNDIFELFYLVTLLKQGHLGNYEKFSAVFSKNKRDAEREEYLKELVSQVMVRNRRQTTGIEWTQRKVQGIPVEFTSNEKEIYRLLTEVKQISSVLSDPFTILTLQREMCSSPDAVFVTLSKLLEECTSEQEKAYVGKVMRQLLQQHTHSKAEKAVELITKANDKVILFTEYRATQLYISDLLHSKNISNVIFNGKLSKNSREWIKHLFQQKAQVLIATESGAEGINLQFCHHIINYDLPWNPMKLEQRIGRVHRLGQIHDVHIYNLAVSETIDDHILSVLEGKIETFEKVVGELDDILTTRLSD, encoded by the coding sequence ATGCAGCTGGAAAAATCAACGGCGTGGAAAGAGGGCTTTGTAGAAAGACTGGAGGAAAAACAGTCTTGGCACTCATGGGAACTGTATAAGATGAGTTACAGCTTAACAAAAAATCATCTAATACAAAACTTTTCAGGGCTTCAATCACTGAAATACTTACCTCATGTTAAGCCACTGCCCCATCAAATAGAAGTGGCTGAACGTGTGATTGAAGAGATGAATGGGAAAGCGATACTAGCAGATGAAGTAGGGCTTGGAAAAACAATTGAGGCAGGTATTATTTTGAAAGAATATTTAATCCGCGGGCTAGTAAAAAAAGCGCTTATTTTAGTGCCCGCTTCTCTTGCGCATCAATGGATAGAAGAGCTTCATACAAAATTTCATATACCCGCTTTATTGTATAAAAAAAATTATGAGTTAGATCATGTAGATGTAGTTGTAATGAGCTTAGATACTGCCAAAAGAAGTCCGCATAAAGAAAAAGTGTATGCACAGAATTATGATTTAATCATTGTAGATGAAGCGCATAAGCTAAAAAATCATAAAACGATTAGTTATGAATTTGTGGAAAGTTTAAAGAAAAAGTTCTGTCTGCTACTAACAGCTACTCCTATACAAAATGATATCTTCGAACTGTTTTATTTAGTGACTTTGCTGAAGCAAGGTCATCTCGGCAATTATGAAAAATTCTCTGCCGTATTTTCAAAAAATAAACGAGATGCAGAACGAGAAGAGTATTTGAAGGAATTGGTCAGTCAGGTCATGGTTAGAAACAGACGGCAGACTACTGGAATCGAATGGACACAACGCAAAGTACAAGGAATTCCTGTTGAGTTTACGTCTAATGAAAAAGAAATATATCGTTTGTTGACAGAAGTAAAACAAATTTCAAGTGTGTTGTCTGATCCATTTACAATTCTCACATTGCAACGTGAAATGTGTAGTAGTCCAGATGCAGTCTTCGTAACATTGAGTAAGTTACTGGAAGAATGTACGAGTGAGCAAGAGAAGGCATATGTCGGTAAAGTGATGCGTCAGCTGTTGCAACAGCATACTCATTCAAAGGCGGAGAAGGCCGTTGAATTAATAACGAAAGCGAATGATAAAGTCATTTTGTTTACGGAATATCGCGCAACCCAACTGTATATAAGTGATCTGTTACATTCAAAAAATATATCGAATGTCATTTTCAATGGGAAACTTAGTAAGAATAGCAGGGAATGGATTAAGCATTTATTTCAGCAAAAGGCACAAGTACTCATTGCTACAGAATCAGGAGCTGAAGGAATTAACCTTCAGTTTTGTCATCATATCATTAACTATGACTTGCCGTGGAATCCGATGAAATTGGAGCAACGGATTGGCCGCGTGCATCGATTAGGTCAAATACATGACGTTCATATTTATAATTTAGCTGTGAGCGAGACGATTGATGACCACATCTTAAGCGTCCTAGAAGGCAAGATTGAAACGTTTGAAAAAGTAGTAGGGGAGCTGGACGATATTTTAACTACTCGTTTAAGTGATTAA